A genomic window from Sporosarcina sp. Marseille-Q4063 includes:
- the obgE gene encoding GTPase ObgE, whose translation MFVDHVKIYVKGGDGGDGMVAFRREKYIPFGGPAGGDGGDGADVIFIVEEGLRTLMDFRYQRHFKAPRGVHGMGKNMHGKNAEDMVVKVPPGTVVTDSETGTIIADLVEHGQTAVIARGGRGGRGNSRFVSSQNPAPELSEKGEPGIEKEIVLELKVLADAGLVGFPSVGKSTLLSVISAAKPKIADYHFTTLVPNLGMVETEDGRSFAIADLPGLIEGAHEGVGLGHQFLRHIERTRVIVHVIDMSAMEGRDPYEDYVTINEELKQYNLRLTERPQVIVANKMDMPDSEENLRLFKEKLEDDVKIFPISAVTRKGLDPLIFAVADLIDATPEFPLTDIEEESENAVLYKHEREAPEFEISRDDDGAYVLSGSTIERLFKMTDFNFDASVRKFARQMRAMGIDDALRERGAKNGDIVRLLGFEFEFIE comes from the coding sequence ATGTTTGTAGATCACGTAAAAATATATGTAAAAGGCGGTGACGGTGGTGATGGAATGGTTGCGTTCCGTCGGGAAAAGTATATTCCGTTCGGCGGTCCTGCAGGCGGTGACGGCGGTGACGGCGCGGATGTCATTTTTATCGTTGAAGAAGGTTTGCGCACATTAATGGATTTCCGTTATCAACGTCACTTTAAAGCGCCGCGTGGAGTCCACGGAATGGGTAAAAATATGCACGGAAAAAATGCGGAAGATATGGTCGTCAAGGTCCCGCCCGGAACAGTCGTTACAGACAGCGAGACGGGTACTATCATCGCGGATTTGGTCGAGCATGGGCAAACAGCAGTCATTGCTCGCGGAGGCCGTGGAGGACGTGGAAACAGCCGTTTCGTATCCTCGCAAAACCCGGCGCCTGAACTCTCCGAAAAAGGCGAGCCAGGGATCGAAAAAGAAATCGTATTGGAATTGAAAGTGCTTGCGGATGCTGGACTTGTCGGTTTCCCGAGTGTCGGTAAATCCACGCTTCTATCTGTCATATCGGCAGCAAAACCGAAAATTGCGGATTATCATTTTACAACGCTCGTTCCGAATCTTGGCATGGTCGAAACGGAAGACGGCCGCAGTTTTGCCATCGCCGATTTGCCCGGTTTGATTGAAGGCGCGCATGAAGGTGTCGGCCTTGGACATCAATTTTTACGTCATATTGAGCGGACGCGTGTAATTGTTCACGTGATTGACATGTCAGCGATGGAAGGCCGCGATCCGTACGAAGATTATGTGACGATTAATGAAGAACTAAAACAATATAATCTACGTTTAACAGAGCGACCTCAAGTCATCGTGGCCAATAAAATGGACATGCCTGATTCGGAAGAAAACCTTCGTTTATTCAAAGAGAAATTAGAAGATGATGTAAAAATCTTTCCGATTTCAGCCGTGACTCGAAAAGGACTCGACCCACTTATTTTCGCGGTTGCTGATTTGATTGATGCAACGCCTGAATTCCCGCTAACGGATATCGAAGAGGAAAGTGAAAACGCAGTTCTTTATAAACACGAAAGAGAAGCTCCGGAATTCGAAATTTCGCGTGATGACGACGGTGCATATGTGCTTTCAGGCAGTACAATCGAACGTTTATTTAAAATGACGGACTTTAACTTTGATGCATCTGTACGGAAATTTGCTCGACAAATGCGCGCGATGGGTATCGATGATGCACTTCGTGAACGCGGAGCGAAAAATGGAGACATCGTTCGACTTCTTGGTTTCGAATTTGAATTTATCGAATAA
- a CDS encoding Spo0B domain-containing protein: MGKEELTSSELLAFARHDFLNDLQIILMHLDLGNPSEARKVILKTTKAMGQRTLLSGFGFPKVQQWLLTFDWVYTAFRSTLTCAIKKGPRNVNDDTLVAYLEAVFNEIEEVIDPLSDYDVHFDIFAEEKEWSITITINGELPETKETRISPDNLKIEETISHNLWVFKLIGQ; the protein is encoded by the coding sequence ATGGGTAAAGAGGAATTGACATCAAGCGAACTATTAGCATTTGCACGCCATGATTTTCTAAATGATCTCCAAATCATTTTAATGCATCTTGATCTTGGGAATCCTTCAGAAGCTAGAAAAGTAATTCTCAAGACGACAAAAGCGATGGGCCAGCGCACTTTATTGTCCGGATTCGGTTTTCCAAAAGTGCAGCAATGGTTATTAACATTCGACTGGGTCTATACGGCATTTCGTAGTACGTTGACATGCGCGATTAAAAAAGGACCTCGAAATGTAAATGATGATACTCTTGTCGCCTATTTAGAGGCTGTTTTCAATGAAATTGAAGAAGTGATTGATCCGCTATCTGATTATGACGTTCACTTTGACATTTTTGCTGAGGAAAAAGAGTGGTCCATAACGATAACGATAAATGGCGAGTTACCTGAAACTAAAGAGACACGAATAAGTCCAGATAACCTCAAAATTGAAGAAACGATTTCACATAATTTATGGGTGTTCAAGTTAATTGGACAATAG
- the rpmA gene encoding 50S ribosomal protein L27 has product MLRLDLQFFASKKGAGSTRNGRDSESKRLGAKRSDGQYVSGGSILYRQRGTKVHPGENVGLGSDDTLFAKIDGVVRFERYGRTKTKVSVYAEAQEA; this is encoded by the coding sequence ATGCTACGATTAGATCTCCAGTTTTTCGCATCGAAAAAAGGAGCAGGTTCAACTAGAAACGGTCGTGACTCAGAGTCAAAACGCCTTGGCGCAAAACGCTCTGACGGACAATACGTTTCAGGCGGATCAATCCTTTACCGTCAACGCGGAACTAAAGTTCACCCAGGTGAAAACGTTGGTCTCGGCAGCGACGATACACTTTTCGCGAAAATTGACGGCGTCGTACGCTTTGAGCGTTACGGCCGCACGAAAACGAAAGTAAGCGTATATGCTGAAGCTCAAGAAGCTTAA
- a CDS encoding ribosomal-processing cysteine protease Prp — MITVTITKDRSDRIHAFEMSGHADFAEHGKDLVCAGASAVSFGAVNAIIALTGITPEILQGDDGGYLKVLLPEDVEKDADIQLIVQAMIVSLQTIETDYGQHIKLIFKK; from the coding sequence ATGATTACAGTGACGATTACGAAAGATCGATCAGACCGCATACATGCATTTGAAATGTCAGGTCATGCCGATTTCGCGGAACATGGAAAAGATCTTGTTTGTGCAGGTGCTTCTGCAGTATCATTTGGTGCTGTGAATGCCATCATCGCACTTACAGGCATTACTCCCGAAATTCTCCAAGGAGATGACGGCGGGTATTTGAAAGTCTTGCTTCCGGAAGACGTGGAAAAAGATGCCGATATTCAACTAATTGTACAAGCGATGATTGTATCTTTGCAGACGATTGAAACAGACTACGGGCAACATATAAAACTCATCTTCAAAAAGTAG
- the rplU gene encoding 50S ribosomal protein L21, with the protein MYAIIETGGKQVKVEQGQEIFIEKVAGEVNDVVTFDKVLFVGGDDVKVGVPFVEGATVTAKVVQQGRGKKLTVFKYKPKKNYHRKLGHRQPFTKVVIDGINA; encoded by the coding sequence ATGTACGCAATTATTGAAACTGGTGGAAAACAAGTTAAAGTTGAACAAGGACAAGAGATTTTCATTGAGAAAGTTGCTGGCGAAGTCAACGATGTTGTCACTTTTGACAAAGTTTTATTCGTAGGTGGAGACGACGTAAAAGTTGGCGTTCCATTCGTGGAAGGCGCTACTGTTACAGCTAAGGTCGTTCAACAAGGCCGCGGTAAAAAACTTACTGTTTTCAAATATAAGCCAAAAAAGAACTATCACAGAAAACTAGGTCATCGTCAGCCGTTCACAAAAGTAGTTATCGACGGAATTAACGCATAA
- a CDS encoding site-2 protease family protein produces the protein MKFRLHPILLPVFLFLIISGDLSVYTLIFISLLIHEAGHLICAYILGLRVRSCTIMPYGGELVIPGRLTARRKHRIYLALGGPAATLVLLFFALVLEFPGDDFVAKIQLFLLGLNLLPILPLDGGHVVAAVLETKGFEARAKSIMLIYSMCILTVISIALSFHLPNTVPYLLLAVFLLIQNYTSFRFRRYEQAFINLKINVLTK, from the coding sequence ATGAAATTTCGTTTGCATCCAATACTTCTCCCGGTATTTTTATTCCTGATCATATCTGGAGATTTATCGGTCTATACGTTAATTTTCATTTCTCTTTTGATTCATGAAGCAGGTCACCTCATTTGCGCATACATACTGGGGCTGCGCGTCCGATCTTGTACAATTATGCCTTACGGTGGTGAACTGGTTATACCGGGCAGACTTACCGCGCGCAGAAAACATCGCATCTATCTTGCTCTTGGGGGGCCAGCCGCAACGTTAGTCCTTCTTTTTTTCGCGTTGGTACTTGAGTTTCCAGGTGATGACTTTGTAGCAAAAATTCAATTGTTTTTACTTGGGCTAAACTTGCTGCCGATTTTGCCGCTGGACGGCGGACATGTAGTTGCTGCCGTATTGGAAACGAAAGGTTTTGAAGCGCGCGCAAAATCGATCATGCTAATTTATTCGATGTGCATCTTAACTGTCATTTCGATCGCATTGTCATTCCATCTTCCAAATACAGTTCCGTATCTCTTATTAGCGGTATTTCTACTCATTCAAAACTACACTTCTTTCCGTTTTCGAAGATATGAACAGGCCTTTATTAATTTAAAAATAAATGTGTTGACGAAATGA
- the minD gene encoding septum site-determining protein MinD, giving the protein MGEAIVITSGKGGVGKTTTTANLGTALALQGKKVCLVDTDIGLRNLDVILGLENRIIYDLVDVVEGRCKVQQALVKDKRFEDGLFLLPAAQTTDKNAVNTEQMKALITELKRDYDYILIDCPAGIEQGYKNAVAGADRAIVVTTPEISAVRDADRIIGLLEQEDIEPPKLIINRIKRNLMNSGDALDVNDITTHLSIDLLGIVMDDENVISSSNKGEPVVMDPTNPAAIGYRNISRRILGESVALMSFDQSNKGFFGRIKSIFSKV; this is encoded by the coding sequence TTGGGAGAAGCTATCGTAATTACATCAGGTAAGGGCGGTGTTGGTAAAACGACGACAACTGCGAATCTTGGGACTGCATTGGCACTTCAAGGGAAGAAAGTTTGTCTCGTTGATACTGATATCGGCTTACGAAATCTTGACGTCATTCTCGGACTTGAAAACCGGATCATCTATGATTTGGTTGATGTCGTTGAAGGACGATGCAAAGTTCAACAAGCGCTTGTGAAAGATAAGCGCTTTGAAGATGGTCTCTTTTTATTACCTGCTGCGCAGACTACAGATAAAAACGCAGTGAACACAGAACAGATGAAGGCGTTAATAACCGAGTTGAAACGTGATTATGATTATATTTTAATTGATTGCCCGGCTGGAATTGAGCAAGGGTATAAAAATGCGGTGGCGGGTGCGGACCGCGCGATTGTTGTGACGACGCCGGAGATTTCTGCTGTTCGTGATGCGGACCGAATTATCGGGTTGCTTGAACAAGAGGATATCGAACCGCCGAAGCTTATCATCAATCGTATTAAGCGAAATCTGATGAATTCTGGCGATGCGCTTGATGTGAATGATATTACAACGCATTTATCTATTGATCTTCTGGGTATTGTCATGGATGATGAAAATGTTATTAGTTCATCCAATAAAGGCGAGCCCGTCGTGATGGATCCAACTAATCCGGCTGCAATCGGCTACCGGAATATTTCACGCAGAATTCTTGGAGAATCCGTTGCGTTGATGTCATTTGATCAGAGCAATAAAGGATTTTTTGGTCGAATCAAATCGATATTTTCGAAGGTATGA
- the minC gene encoding septum site-determining protein MinC, with product MTQLTKQQQYVVIKGTKDGLVLRLDDKCSYSDLLAELRNKVAEDGLDGLAEVRVDTGNRYCNENDLREIMNIIHGSPNLRVSRIQSDVITMEECNTRIQEKQSETFIGIVRSGQVVKADGDLVVIGDVNPSGRVEAAGSIYVLGRLKGIAHAGSKGNREAVIAASWLEATHLLIAEEMQLMTDEITILSEQPEMECAYIHPKGFIAIDRLQELRILRPQLSTFKGGI from the coding sequence GTGACGCAATTGACGAAACAGCAACAGTATGTAGTAATCAAAGGGACGAAGGACGGTCTCGTTCTACGTCTCGATGATAAATGTTCCTATTCGGATTTACTTGCCGAACTTCGTAACAAAGTAGCCGAAGATGGGTTAGATGGCCTTGCAGAAGTCCGTGTCGACACGGGCAATCGGTACTGTAACGAAAATGATTTGCGGGAAATCATGAATATTATTCATGGTTCGCCGAATTTACGAGTTTCAAGAATTCAAAGTGATGTCATCACTATGGAAGAATGCAATACTAGAATACAAGAAAAGCAATCTGAAACTTTTATTGGCATCGTGCGATCGGGACAAGTCGTGAAAGCGGACGGCGACCTGGTCGTTATCGGGGATGTCAATCCAAGCGGCCGCGTTGAAGCGGCGGGAAGCATATATGTACTTGGACGTTTAAAAGGGATTGCTCATGCTGGATCGAAAGGCAATCGCGAAGCTGTTATTGCGGCATCTTGGCTTGAGGCGACGCATTTATTAATCGCTGAAGAGATGCAGTTGATGACGGATGAAATTACCATTTTGTCTGAGCAACCGGAAATGGAATGTGCATATATTCATCCGAAAGGCTTCATCGCGATTGACCGGTTGCAGGAGCTCCGGATCCTCCGACCACAACTATCTACATTCAAAGGGGGCATCTAG
- the mreD gene encoding rod shape-determining protein MreD, whose protein sequence is MIRSIIPLIAVLLFFLEPVFSLFSPIEVGETLYILVPRFVIVYLVFIAVYYSRQRAIIYGIVFGLLYDTFYIDIIGLYAFLYPLICYIAAGIIRYVHKHIITVMILTLLLVALLEVLSYSFVSLIALTSIEPDVFISTRLIPTMIANSLFVIMFGWIFKKLIDNRVLLKGSEAL, encoded by the coding sequence ATGATTAGGTCTATCATCCCTCTTATTGCCGTTTTACTTTTCTTCCTGGAGCCCGTTTTTAGCTTGTTTTCACCGATAGAGGTGGGAGAGACTCTTTACATTCTCGTGCCACGTTTTGTCATCGTTTACCTTGTTTTTATCGCAGTTTATTATAGCCGACAGCGCGCAATCATTTACGGAATTGTCTTTGGCCTCTTGTATGATACGTTTTACATTGATATTATTGGATTATATGCATTTCTATATCCATTGATCTGTTATATCGCCGCCGGAATTATCCGCTATGTGCATAAACATATTATTACAGTTATGATTTTAACTTTATTACTCGTAGCCTTGCTAGAAGTTTTATCGTACTCATTTGTAAGTTTAATCGCCTTGACATCGATCGAACCAGATGTGTTTATTTCGACTAGGCTTATTCCGACGATGATTGCAAATTCATTATTTGTCATTATGTTCGGGTGGATATTTAAGAAGTTAATTGATAATCGAGTTTTGCTTAAAGGAAGTGAAGCTCTTTAA
- the mreC gene encoding rod shape-determining protein MreC, whose product MPRFFSNKRLILLLVGVIVLVALISFSLRDRQNASLPEQIVKDVVGFGQSFFSKPAHYITDVIGNIDGVLNTYAENKKLKTRLSEYAAIQSELADVQAENDSLREIIGKKEDLRAYDPVHATVIARNPDQWEEKIIIDKGQAHGIKKNMAVVTAGGLIGKVINTSSTTSTIELLSTENRNFRVSAVVPGDKPAFGLIEGYDQARGELIMKRIDSSFEIEVGDKVISSGLGGIFPKGLSIGEITEVSTDDYGLTKLAYIRPAAKFSMLDHVIVAMRKSETVEGTDGDGTAGTEGEDGS is encoded by the coding sequence ATGCCGCGATTTTTTTCAAATAAACGATTGATTTTATTGCTCGTGGGCGTAATTGTCCTTGTGGCTTTAATATCATTCTCTCTGCGTGATCGGCAAAACGCCTCCTTACCGGAACAAATTGTAAAAGATGTCGTCGGCTTCGGGCAATCGTTTTTCTCTAAGCCCGCGCATTACATAACAGATGTCATTGGCAATATCGACGGGGTTTTGAATACATATGCAGAAAATAAGAAGTTGAAAACACGTCTAAGTGAATATGCAGCAATCCAATCCGAACTTGCAGATGTCCAAGCCGAAAATGATAGTCTTCGTGAAATCATCGGTAAAAAAGAAGATTTGCGAGCTTATGATCCAGTTCACGCAACGGTCATTGCGAGAAACCCGGATCAATGGGAAGAAAAGATTATTATTGATAAAGGCCAAGCCCATGGAATTAAGAAGAATATGGCAGTTGTCACGGCGGGTGGGTTAATCGGAAAAGTGATTAATACTTCATCTACTACTTCGACGATTGAATTGCTTTCAACGGAAAATCGAAATTTCCGTGTTTCTGCCGTTGTTCCAGGTGATAAACCCGCATTTGGACTTATCGAAGGCTATGACCAAGCGCGCGGAGAGCTCATCATGAAGCGTATTGACTCCAGTTTTGAGATTGAAGTCGGCGATAAAGTAATTTCTTCGGGACTTGGCGGAATTTTTCCGAAAGGGCTTTCCATCGGGGAAATAACCGAAGTTTCAACGGATGATTACGGGCTGACGAAGCTCGCTTACATTCGACCGGCTGCCAAGTTTTCCATGCTTGACCATGTCATTGTTGCGATGAGGAAATCTGAAACAGTAGAGGGAACGGATGGCGACGGGACGGCAGGTACGGAGGGGGAGGATGGATCATGA
- a CDS encoding rod shape-determining protein → MFGFGARDVGIDLGTANTLVFVKGKGIVLREPSVVAKNTHTGEIVAVGSEARNMIGRTPGSIIATRPMKDGVIADYEITTAMIEHYMREAMKASGGSFKKPNVMVCVPYGITSVEQRAVIDASRQAGAKDAYTIEEPFAAAIGAGLPVWEPTGSMVVDIGGGTTEVAVISLGGIVTSESIRVGGDTMDIAITSYIRKTYNLTIGERTAEAIKVDIGSASATTKTEKMEIRGRDLLTGLPKTIEITSDEIADALRESITQIIEGVRKTLETTPPELSSDVMERGIVLTGGGALLRNIEKVISEETNMPVFIAEEPLDCVAIGTGKALDNFDVIKKMQAR, encoded by the coding sequence TTGTTTGGATTTGGTGCAAGAGACGTAGGAATTGATTTGGGAACAGCAAATACGCTAGTTTTTGTAAAAGGGAAAGGTATCGTATTACGCGAACCTTCAGTCGTGGCAAAAAACACACATACAGGTGAAATCGTCGCTGTTGGTAGCGAAGCGAGAAACATGATTGGACGTACACCTGGTTCAATTATAGCAACGAGACCGATGAAAGACGGAGTCATCGCTGATTATGAAATTACGACTGCGATGATTGAACATTATATGAGAGAAGCCATGAAAGCTTCTGGCGGATCATTTAAAAAGCCGAACGTAATGGTTTGTGTGCCTTACGGAATTACATCTGTCGAACAGCGTGCAGTTATTGACGCATCACGTCAAGCTGGCGCGAAAGACGCGTATACGATTGAAGAGCCATTCGCGGCTGCAATCGGTGCGGGACTTCCGGTTTGGGAGCCAACAGGTAGCATGGTTGTCGATATCGGGGGCGGAACGACTGAAGTTGCAGTTATTTCACTTGGCGGTATTGTAACAAGCGAGTCGATTCGTGTCGGAGGCGATACGATGGACATTGCGATTACAAGCTATATCCGTAAAACGTATAACTTAACAATTGGTGAACGTACTGCAGAAGCGATTAAAGTGGATATTGGTTCAGCAAGTGCGACGACTAAAACTGAAAAGATGGAAATTCGTGGACGAGACCTATTGACTGGTTTGCCGAAAACGATTGAAATTACTTCAGATGAAATCGCGGACGCGTTACGCGAGTCGATTACACAAATTATTGAAGGCGTTCGTAAAACTTTGGAAACCACTCCACCTGAATTATCGTCAGATGTTATGGAACGCGGAATCGTTCTAACTGGTGGTGGGGCGCTTCTAAGAAATATCGAAAAAGTGATTTCGGAAGAAACAAATATGCCTGTCTTCATTGCAGAAGAACCACTTGATTGTGTTGCAATTGGTACAGGTAAAGCGTTAGATAATTTTGATGTCATTAAAAAAATGCAAGCTAGATAA
- the radC gene encoding DNA repair protein RadC, whose product MTINLELDLEPKMMIRDVHIADRPRERLVRQGAPSLSNQELIAILLRTGTKDESVLVLSNRVLSSFDKIQDLRNATVEEFTKINGIGQAKAVQLLAAAELGKRMYQKHSEGRYTIRSPEDAAAYLMTDMSSLTQEHFVVLFLNVKNEVLHKQTIFIGSLNSSIVHPREIFREAVKRSAASIICAHNHPSGNPTPSPEDIEVTKRLTEAGALMGIEVIDHVIIGDHQFISLKEKGYM is encoded by the coding sequence ATGACAATTAACCTGGAATTGGACCTCGAACCCAAAATGATGATTCGTGATGTTCACATTGCGGACAGGCCGCGTGAACGGCTTGTCAGGCAAGGTGCGCCTAGTTTATCGAACCAAGAATTGATCGCGATATTGCTTCGGACGGGGACAAAGGATGAATCTGTTCTCGTTCTGTCAAATCGCGTGTTATCGTCATTCGATAAGATTCAAGATTTACGTAACGCTACCGTCGAGGAGTTTACAAAGATTAACGGCATTGGACAAGCGAAAGCCGTGCAATTGTTGGCGGCCGCTGAGTTAGGAAAACGTATGTATCAAAAGCATTCAGAAGGCCGGTATACCATTCGCTCGCCAGAAGATGCAGCAGCTTACTTAATGACGGATATGTCTTCGCTCACGCAGGAACATTTCGTCGTCTTATTTTTAAATGTGAAAAATGAAGTGCTTCATAAGCAAACGATTTTTATCGGATCATTGAATTCCAGTATAGTACATCCAAGGGAAATTTTTCGCGAAGCGGTAAAAAGATCTGCGGCTTCCATAATTTGTGCTCATAACCATCCCTCGGGCAATCCGACGCCGTCACCGGAAGACATCGAAGTGACGAAAAGACTAACCGAGGCTGGGGCTTTAATGGGGATTGAAGTTATCGATCATGTCATAATCGGGGACCATCAGTTCATCAGCCTTAAAGAAAAAGGGTATATGTAA
- a CDS encoding A24 family peptidase, with protein sequence MDIVIGLLFFIYGIVFGSFFNVVGLRVPKKESIVSPPSHCTNCNRNLGVLDLVPVFSYIFLKGKCRGCNTKISFIYPFMEFVTGALFALAYFQLGFSLELVVAILFLSLFVIITVSDIAYMLIPDKVLLPFAIVLLVCRILIPLTPWWDALLGAVVGFGVLYFIAVVSKGGMGGGDIKLFFVIGLVLGTVNTLLTLFVAAFIGSIIGIIILRRAGKGRKTPVPFGPSIAIGAILCYFWGADLVEWYMTMFT encoded by the coding sequence ATGGACATTGTTATTGGGCTTTTATTTTTCATATATGGCATTGTCTTCGGATCGTTTTTCAACGTTGTTGGTTTGCGAGTTCCGAAGAAAGAATCCATTGTTTCACCGCCGTCGCATTGCACGAATTGTAACCGGAATCTTGGGGTACTTGACCTTGTTCCGGTTTTTTCCTACATCTTCTTGAAAGGAAAGTGTAGGGGATGTAATACGAAGATTAGTTTCATTTATCCATTTATGGAATTTGTGACTGGTGCTTTATTCGCGTTGGCTTATTTTCAGCTTGGATTTAGTCTGGAATTAGTTGTCGCGATATTATTTTTGTCTCTTTTTGTCATTATTACGGTATCTGATATTGCTTATATGCTTATTCCCGACAAAGTGCTTCTACCGTTCGCTATCGTGTTGTTGGTGTGCCGGATACTAATCCCTTTAACGCCGTGGTGGGACGCCTTGTTGGGCGCTGTAGTCGGTTTCGGGGTGCTGTATTTCATCGCGGTCGTGTCGAAAGGTGGAATGGGCGGCGGGGATATAAAATTGTTTTTTGTCATCGGTTTAGTTCTCGGTACTGTCAATACGTTACTGACGCTGTTTGTGGCCGCGTTTATCGGTTCGATTATCGGCATTATTATTTTGAGGAGAGCGGGTAAGGGAAGAAAAACGCCTGTGCCTTTTGGACCTTCCATTGCGATTGGGGCTATCCTTTGTTATTTCTGGGGGGCTGACCTTGTCGAATGGTATATGACAATGTTTACATAA
- a CDS encoding PilN domain-containing protein: MAPEINLLPHIDRPSPGRRWLTIILAVAFVLLVIYLSFQYISLNKTIKSLQSEEQQLQVEKAELESSIIVLDTPVKIDLATSVEFVESVSYPVSPLLIEVNKYVNENTYLRNYVFSESTIKFAVDFETLAEVVAYVSDLSSSPYFQDVKVEQIYTFDPAPSNAEEDEQTESFEKVERFANELTVVIDPYYIRTGGVAE; encoded by the coding sequence TTGGCTCCTGAGATTAACCTGCTTCCGCATATTGACAGACCTTCACCTGGTAGGCGTTGGCTCACCATTATACTGGCGGTAGCTTTTGTGTTACTGGTGATTTACCTTTCATTTCAATACATTTCATTGAATAAAACGATTAAATCGCTTCAAAGCGAGGAGCAACAATTGCAAGTGGAAAAAGCGGAATTGGAATCGTCGATTATCGTTTTAGACACACCAGTAAAAATTGATCTTGCAACTTCGGTGGAGTTTGTTGAAAGTGTGTCCTATCCTGTATCTCCACTGCTTATTGAAGTTAATAAATACGTGAATGAAAATACATATTTACGAAACTATGTTTTTTCTGAGAGTACGATAAAATTTGCAGTCGATTTTGAAACGTTGGCTGAAGTTGTTGCGTATGTCAGCGATTTATCTAGCAGTCCTTATTTCCAAGATGTGAAAGTTGAACAAATTTATACGTTTGACCCGGCTCCAAGTAATGCGGAAGAGGACGAACAGACGGAAAGCTTCGAGAAGGTCGAACGCTTTGCGAATGAATTGACGGTTGTGATCGATCCGTACTATATACGGACAGGCGGTGTCGCGGAATGA